In Rhodothermales bacterium, the genomic stretch ATATCCGGTCCAGGCGTTCCCAGAGGGGCTCGACGGCCTCGTCCACCGCCTGCTGGATGAGTCGCTTGAGTTCACTCTCCGTCAGGGTATTGCCCGAGGACTGGCCGTTCTTGATGCGCAGTTTTTCTTGCTCGTGATCCATGGCCCATTTCACAATGAAGCCCACGAACCCAAAGATGATAAGGAGGATCGGGATGGCAGCCATGCGACAGCGATTCAGGCAAAGGTTAAAAATAGGCTACATGGCGATGTCCAAAATGGTACATCTACGGTAGTATACGGTCCGGGTTACGCAATCTCCACGGAGCGACGGGGAAGCGCCCAAACTTTTCTTATTCTGATCCCGAAACCGATCCGCATGTTTCGGAGATGGGGCACCATTCGTACCTTCCAGCAACTTGCGGGCGGTTCCCGCTTTTAAGGAACCAGTTCCGGCCGGATCGTTGCTGGCGCTTCGGCCTTTTGCCAACGCATCAAATCACGTTTATATAGATCACCCATCGCATGAAGCGAAGCCGTTACGTTGCGTGTATCGCCCTGCTGTTTCTCCTTGTTGCCGTTCTGGCGAATCGGACGGCCCTGGCGCAGGGCACCATTCAGACCCGGTTCGGCATCGGCTTGAACATGGCCATGAGCGTGGACAAGGGGTTTGGACTCGGGTTCCGTGGACGCGTCTCCTCTCCGATCAACAGTGATTTCTCCCTGGCGATCGGGATGGGGTTCACGGGTTTCGTGCTTCGGGGACGGGATGACGCGTCGTTCGTGTTTGATCCCCAGCTCTCGGGGATCATCAACCTCCCATCGACCGCATCCGACGCCGAGATTTACCTCCTCGCCGGGCTCGGCGCCTACGTGCCTCTCTCCCAGAACAGCAATAGCAACGAGAGTGGACCCAGCATCCATTTCGGGATCGGGCGCGTGCAGCTGTTGCAGGAGTCGTCGTTTTTCTATGAGATCAACCCGGCGGTCGTCGTCGGCGCCACGGCGGTACAGTTTATTCTTCCGTTCCGTGTGGGTCTCATTTTCGGCAACTGAACGCGACGGACTTCAGATTCTCCGAAGGATAGCCTGAAGCCGTTCGTGGTCATCCCGATAAAGCCGGCTCAGCACCCGCCCGGCCCGTACGAGCATGGCATGACGATCCATGGGTGGACGCGCAGCGTGGAGGGCGCGCAGGACGGCGGCGATCAGGTCTTCTGCCGGCACGGCCGCGTCGATTCGGGCGGAAAGCGTGCGTAGAAAGTCGAAGGGCGCTCCGATCTGCTGAAGGGTTTCCCGCGACACCGCGTGGACGAAGGCATGGATTGCCGGTGGAAACGGCGGCAGCGTCTGGCGAACCGTGCCGGCGACATCCACATGAGCCACGAGTTGGACGTCGATCGTCGTCCGCAGCAACTCCAACACCTGCGGCATTTCACGCTGGAGCGACTCGGCGTCTCGCCCGAGCGCCACCGCCCGGCGGTTCGGCGCCACGCTTCCGCGCTCCAGATACCCTACCACCCCCAGCGTCACGCCGCCATCGCTCCCCATCGCGGCGACCCAGGCGCCCAGGGCCGGCGCTTCCGCGTCGCGGATGACCTCGGCGGTATAGGCCCCCGTGCTGGCGGCAATCACTTCGGCGAGGCGGGGGGTGTCGAACGTATTGGGCATATCAGCAAATTAATTATACCAGCGGCTGTTGTTTGGACGCGCGTTTCATGGAGCCGGCGGAAACGTGGCCGGCGCGCGCCATCATCCCATCCAGCATCTCATAAAACAGCGCCCTGTCGGCGGTACGGACGACCGCCTGCTCGTGGGCTTCGGACAGGATCATCGGGTACCCCCGCCCCTTCCGACACTCGTCCAGCAACACACTATGCACCAGCGCGACGGTTTCCGGCTGCCGCGCCACCCAGTACGGAAGCTCGACCCGGGCGATCTCTGGCGCGCCGGCGGGCGTTTCGGTCTTCATGTAGAAGAAATGGATCTGGTCGTCGATCGGGTATTCGCGCTGGATATGGGATTGAGAACCAAACAGCGCCGAGCGTTGGCCGGGGGCGAGATGGCGGGCGAAGATCCACTGATCCAGCAGCCCGTCCAGCTGACGCGCGTCCGGGGCCTGTTCGAAGGCCTCCATATAGATGCCGAGCGTGTGGGCGATTTCCGTGTTGGCGGGGAAGCTGATGTACGAGCAGATGGGGATGCCGGCCTCGCGAAACCCCGCCAGTGTATCCGTGAAGCCGGCGATGAGGCGTTGTTCGAGGGCGCGGTTCCGCAGACCACGCAGCATCCAGCGGATGAGCGTGCCGTCCGACACCGCCAGGATCGGCCGGCCGGCCACCTGCGCCTCGCGCGCGGCATCAAGCAATTCAGTGAGTTCGAGTTCGTCCCGCAGGGCAGAAACCACATCCTCGCTCGCCGTCTCGTACCCGTCGCCGGCGAGGTCCGCCACCTCCCGCGCGCGGAACTTGACGTGGGGGTGGGACGCCATCACCGGCGGCTCGAGCGTGCCGTAGTGAAACACGATCCGGCTAACGTTGAGCAGAAAACAGGTCGGCTCCTGGTGGCGATCCGGGTAGATTTGTGATCCGTCCGTCGCCGCGACGGTGACGGCGGGCGGACGCGGGTCGGGGGCGATGGCGGCCGCTGGGTCTCCGGTGAGATGGACGAGCAGCCGGCCGGGCGGCTGGCGGTCGACCACGCCGGCGAGCGCCTCCCAATCCGCCGAGCTCGCGTACAGCACCCCCATGGCGCGCGTCATCCGGGAGACTCGCGCCTCTTCCTCTTCCACCTGAAACCGGTGGTACTCCTGCAGTTGCTCCTGCACGGCCAGCAGATCGAGCATAGGGCTTCCTGTACGTCGGGTAACCAATTTCGGACTCAAAGGTATGACGCGGGGCGCACTCTTGCGCGATCCGTTGCACGCACCCCTTCATGGCCGGCATTTATCTCCATATCCCCCGTTTATCCATCACCGCCGCCGCGCGCGTCGCCCGGCCGGAACGCGGTCCCGTGACCCGTCTCGTCCAGGCCATCACCAACGAGCTGGCCTATTACGGCGAGGCCCTCGCGAAAAACGAAACCATCGAGGCCCTGTATCTTGCCGGCCACCCGGGCGACCTGCTGGATGATGAACTCGGCGCCGTTGTCGAGGCCGTCATCGCGCATTACGACACTGCCGCGATGACCGAATGCACACTCGATGCCGACCCCGAGACGCTCGAACGCGATACGCTGCGCACCTACGAAGCGCTGGGCATCAACCGGCTCCACCTGAAGGTCGGCTCCTTTTTCCGGGACGACCGGACGATGCTCGGGTTGCCGGCCGATGGCGAGCGCGTCCTCCAGGGCATCGAACGCGCCCGGGCGGCCGGCTTCGAGGCCCTGTCTGTCGAGTTTGCATTCGGGATGCCGGATCAGCCCGAGGAATACTGGATGGCCAACCTCCAGCGTGCGCTGACGTTGACGATCCCCCATCTGGTATTCGCCACGCCGGAGGCGGCTGTGGCGGACGATGCCCCGCCGGCGCAGTGGGCCCGCAACCTGAATCTTCCCTTCGCCGACCCCGAGTGGACCTACCGGTACGACACCGGCGCCCGATATCTTCGCGACAATGGATACGAACCGTATCTGCTGACGAGTTTTACCCGGGGCGAGGCCCACAGCCAGTTTCACCAGCTGGTGGCCAACCACGGCCACGTGCTGGGCATCGGGCCGGGGGCGCATTCGTTCTGGTGGCACGGGACGTCGTACACCCGCGCGCACCGATGGGACAATGTGCGTGAGTTTCGGCGGTATACCGATCTGCTCCTGCAGCGGCAACTGCCCGTGAACACCCGCACGACCGTCGACCTGGACACCCTCGGGGAGGAGTTTCTGCTCTTCCAGCTCAGCACCTCCGCCGGCGTTAACTTGCGCCGGCTGGAAACGCAGTACGGGGTCGATGTGTTGACGGAACGGTTGGAGGCCCTCGCCCGCCTCGAAGCCGGCGGCCTCATCGAGCCGATTCGCAACCAGAACCTGCGCCTGACATTGCTCGGTAGAACCCATTGGACCGAAGTGACCGACGCCCTCCTCGCCTGACCCTGTGTTTGTATCCATGACGTCCATCCACCTGAAACGCCGGTTCTTCCTCATCAGCATGATGGCCTTCGGCCTGTTCGCCGGCTGCGGTGGCAGCGACGAACCCGTGATCCAGACCGACATCCCCTTCCGCGCCGACGGGATCCTGGAGGTCTTGCGCCCCGACGGCGGGGTGATCACCACCCTGGTCATCGAGATCGCCGAGGGCGACTCCGCCCGGGCGCGCGGGCTGATGCAGCGCCGGTCGTTGCCGGCGAAGGGGGGGATGTTATTCCTGAGTAATGAAGAGAAAATCCAGTCGTTCTGGATGAAGAATACGCCGCTGCCCCTCGACCTTGTGTTTATCGGGGCGGATTCGTCGGTCGTCAATATCGTCGAGCGCACGTTGCCGTTTTCCGAAAGCACGATTGTATCGACCGCGCCGGCCCAGTACGTGCTCGAGGTGCGCGCCGGCTTCACCGCCCGCAACGGCATCGACAGCACGGCATCCGTGCGCTGGCGGCGCGTCCCTCCCGATCAACGTTAGGGTGTGTCGACAATCAACGAGGCAGGCGTCTTTCCGCCGATTTCGCGCTCTTCCATGCCGAATGTCAACACACCCTAAAGCCCGACACCCGATGAAGCTCTTTTCTTTTGCCGGCCTGCTCCTCCTCGTCGTCGCGTTGGCCGCTGGCTGCGCCCCTTCGGACACCCCGCCCGCCGAGGCGCCGGCGGCGGCCTCCATCCCGTTCCGGAACGACGGTACGGTGAGGTTCACCCGGGGCGAGGAAGAACTGCTCACCATCGCGATTGAAATCGCGGACACCGACTCCGCCATCGTTCGCGGCCTGATGCAGCGCATCTCCCTGCCCGATCTATCCGGGATGTTATTCCTGATGCCGTCCGAAGAACCCCAGAGCTTCTGGATGGCGAACACGCCCCTCGCGCTGGATCTATTTTTCGCCAACACGACCGGTGAGATCGTTTCCATCGCCCGCTACACCCGTCCCCTTTCGCCCGAGCCCGTCCTCTCGAATCTCCCCGCCCGGTTCGTGCTGGAAACGCCGGCCGGATTCGCGGACAGCCATGGGATCATCGAGGGGGATCGAATTGAGTGGGAGCGCCGGGATTGAAGCGATGCGGTACATGCGTGCGCAGCGAAATTGATGCGTTCATTGCTCTCAAGGGCCACTTGAGACGCTCAACTTCTTCTCCTCACAGGCGCCGGAAGCCAAGGGCAGCACGGCCGAGATCCAGAGACTCTTTGCGAAGATGCGAAACCGTCCTCGCCCTGGTTCTCTCTCGAATCCCGCCCGTGCCGCCAATTGGACTACCCGTATCGCGGGGGGTTATTTGATCAGCCCACAGTTCATACACACCTGGAACATGACGCCCTGATCAAGCTTGCCCGCCGTATCGACATATTCCAGAAACGGATTGATTCGGAGCCGGCTCGTCCGTGTGATCGGGATGGATAACGAACCGAGGAGCGTACCGCCGATTGGATGACTTCCGTCGGACAACGACCGGTCTTCGAAACGCCACACGTTGGTGACGCCGAAGCGCAGGAAGGCATGCGCGAACAGCTCTACGCTGTTCAGCACATTAAACACGGCAAATGTGTTCTGCTCGGGCACGTTTGGGTTATTAAAGCCCATATTGACCTGGTTGACGAGCTTCCAGGACTCGCGCCCCTTTACGATCCAATTCGCTCCGATACGCCCAACAAAAGGCATCGCGCCCGTGAACCGATGGAGCCGACCGATCGCCGCAAACACGCCAAATTCGTTGCGGTAAAACGTCGGCGTCCCTACGTGAGCCGTGCCCAGCCAGCTTCCTCGGTACTTGATGGCGTGGTCGACGGTCAAGTCCTGCCCTTCCGCCATGTTGCCGCTGAGCAGCGGCCCCGACAGGAAGCCGCCAGCCGTCGCCGCCACTTCGATGTCGAGTAAAGGCGAGAGGCCGGTCCGCAGCATGATCCCCGTATCCGTTCCAAGCCCGATATCGGTCCCGGACTGGTTTGGCAGGAAGCTCATATTGCCATCGATACGCGGGTTATGGCCGAAGGGGATCGACTGGTGACCGACACGGAATTGCGTCCGGTCCCATTTCGTGCTGAAATTCACCCACGTGTTATCCAGCCGCAACGACAGTCCCACATCCTGCCAGTTTTCATTCGAAATGGGGCTCGCCTGGACGAAGAACTTGGCATTCCACGCGTTTGGCATGATATGCCGTGTGTAGCCGGTCTGAATGCGCCGTTCCATTCGACTAAAGAGTTCGAAGGAGACCTGGGTTGCAGGGCCGCGGCTCGAAAATCCCCTGTACGATTTATCGTCGATCTGGGAGCCCGGTTCTTTCGTGTCGCTCCCCGCATGGAGATTACCCTGGATATACAAGAACGTCCGTTGCGGTTTTTGATATCGAGTACGGAATTCCTGGGCGTTCGCTGGCATCAGCTGGGCGCCGATCATCAGGAGGACCAGGGCAAGGATATAGTTGCAGTACTTCATGATCGTGTTGGAAATCTGAATGACTAGAAAAAAAGCGTGCATGGGCCGAGCCGGGCGAAAGGCGCTCCTCCGCTTGCAGGAGGAGCGCCTTTTCGGTGGAAGACCCGGTTTGGAACAAGCGACGGGAGGACGTACATCGGCGGCGCTTAACGTAGGGACACGATGTATCGTGTCCGTACATGGGCGGCGCTTAACGTAGGGACACGATGTATCGTGTCCGTACATGGGCGGCGCTTAACGTAGGGACACGATGTATCGTGTCCCTACATGGGCGGCGCTTAACGTCGACGTGTTAGTAGGTGTAGAGATTCCGGCGGACGCGAATCCGGTCCGTCATCTCGTTCGTCAGCTTTACTTTAGCCACCCACACGGGGGTGATGCGTTCGTAAGAAACGAGGTAAATCTCGAGGATGTTATTGTCGAAATCATCCCATCCGATATACACCATTTCGACGCCGAGATCGATGTTGTTCTCGAAGAGGCCCGTTTCTTTGTTCGTGAAGAACATGTAGGGCTTCAGCCGATCTGGAATCGTGTCACTATCGTATTCGATCGTATTCATGACCGGCGAATGCCGTCGGCTAATCGGGTACGGATTCACCCCGAAGCGCAGCGAGGCGTAACTCTGCTCGTTCAGTAGCGCCAGGTCGAGGTTGCCAAAGGTGAGTTTGTAGGGTACTTCAGCGCCGTCAATCTCGATTTCCACGTAACAGTCCGAATCGGGCTGGTCGATGCTGCTGACCCGTATCTCATTCAGCCGGTCGGTGAACCAGTAGTTGTATACCTTAGGCTGCTCCGGGTTGTAGTAGCCCCGATCCATGAATTGCGCGAGATAGACGGGCGCCTTGATCAGGTCCGCATACGTCGCGTAGTTATCGCGATTCATGAACAGGTTCAGGCCGAATTTGTAATATTGCTCGCCGATCGGCTCAACCAGCGGTCGGTTCGACTTGTAGCCGAGTTCGACGATTTTGGCCCGATGCGTTTTTCCCAGGGTCCGGAACTCATTGAAGTCGATCTGCGAAGTCTTGGCTTTCTCCGCGAGCGCCATGTAGTCGAGTGCGATACGAGGATCGAACTCAAACCCGGGGTTCTTCATGGCCAGCATCAATTGATACAGGTCGGGATGCATGTAGAACCAGCTGTGGCCGAGAATGCGGTTCTGGTCCAGGTAGGTGTCGCTGTCGAGCCGCTGTTCGAAGTCGCTATAATCCTCGGACGTGAGGATGAATTCCCACTTGCCGGGGTCGAGGCAGTTATTAAAAATGCCCACGCGATAGGCGCGACCCAGCGCGTCTCGAAGTGCCGGCGTTTCATCCTTTCCCGAGGCGACTACGGCGAATTCGCTGTGTTCGTGGCGAAACGTGACGCCTGTTCGCTCATACTCCTCGAGCAGATATTCCGCGTACTGGGCGCTTCCCTTTGTGTCAATCCGCGGGAGAAGCCGCATGATGTCGACTTCCGGCACTCGGATTTGATTGCCCAATTCGTCGGTGAACGTAAAATCGACGACCACCTGCCCGGGCGCCATCCTCTCGCGCAGCGTCATTTGCACGCGGTCGAAATGGAGGCCCGGCTGATCGGATAACCTGAACGCATCGATTTCGCCGGGATCGAACGCGTACGTAAGCCGCGGATCGACC encodes the following:
- a CDS encoding DUF192 domain-containing protein is translated as MTSIHLKRRFFLISMMAFGLFAGCGGSDEPVIQTDIPFRADGILEVLRPDGGVITTLVIEIAEGDSARARGLMQRRSLPAKGGMLFLSNEEKIQSFWMKNTPLPLDLVFIGADSSVVNIVERTLPFSESTIVSTAPAQYVLEVRAGFTARNGIDSTASVRWRRVPPDQR
- a CDS encoding coproporphyrinogen III oxidase family protein, which encodes MAGIYLHIPRLSITAAARVARPERGPVTRLVQAITNELAYYGEALAKNETIEALYLAGHPGDLLDDELGAVVEAVIAHYDTAAMTECTLDADPETLERDTLRTYEALGINRLHLKVGSFFRDDRTMLGLPADGERVLQGIERARAAGFEALSVEFAFGMPDQPEEYWMANLQRALTLTIPHLVFATPEAAVADDAPPAQWARNLNLPFADPEWTYRYDTGARYLRDNGYEPYLLTSFTRGEAHSQFHQLVANHGHVLGIGPGAHSFWWHGTSYTRAHRWDNVREFRRYTDLLLQRQLPVNTRTTVDLDTLGEEFLLFQLSTSAGVNLRRLETQYGVDVLTERLEALARLEAGGLIEPIRNQNLRLTLLGRTHWTEVTDALLA
- a CDS encoding DNA double-strand break repair nuclease NurA; this encodes MLDLLAVQEQLQEYHRFQVEEEEARVSRMTRAMGVLYASSADWEALAGVVDRQPPGRLLVHLTGDPAAAIAPDPRPPAVTVAATDGSQIYPDRHQEPTCFLLNVSRIVFHYGTLEPPVMASHPHVKFRAREVADLAGDGYETASEDVVSALRDELELTELLDAAREAQVAGRPILAVSDGTLIRWMLRGLRNRALEQRLIAGFTDTLAGFREAGIPICSYISFPANTEIAHTLGIYMEAFEQAPDARQLDGLLDQWIFARHLAPGQRSALFGSQSHIQREYPIDDQIHFFYMKTETPAGAPEIARVELPYWVARQPETVALVHSVLLDECRKGRGYPMILSEAHEQAVVRTADRALFYEMLDGMMARAGHVSAGSMKRASKQQPLV
- a CDS encoding DUF192 domain-containing protein produces the protein MKLFSFAGLLLLVVALAAGCAPSDTPPAEAPAAASIPFRNDGTVRFTRGEEELLTIAIEIADTDSAIVRGLMQRISLPDLSGMLFLMPSEEPQSFWMANTPLALDLFFANTTGEIVSIARYTRPLSPEPVLSNLPARFVLETPAGFADSHGIIEGDRIEWERRD